In a genomic window of Arthrobacter woluwensis:
- the pdhA gene encoding pyruvate dehydrogenase (acetyl-transferring) E1 component subunit alpha, with the protein MLQVLAPSGERLPEPQLDSWLQDLDGGDGTAVLAGLYEDMVVIRRIDAEATALQRQGELALWPPLLGQEAAQIGSGRALRQDDFVFSSYRENGVAYCRGVDLSEILRVWRGNASSGWDPFAINMATPQIIIGAQTLHAVGYAMGIQFDGADAAAVAYFGDGATSEGDVNEAMVFAASYQAPAIFFCQNNHWAISEPVSLQSHITLAERAGGFGIPHLRVDGNDVLAVLAATRIALDRARQGGGPSFIEAVTYRMGPHTTADDPTRYRDANELEDWAAKDPIARLERHLEATGVLDDALRQRVAAKADEVAAVVRAGVISMPEPEALDVFKHVYATPNPWLDRQEDHYRRYLDQFDHSGATAGATIEGGQR; encoded by the coding sequence ATGCTCCAGGTGCTCGCCCCGAGCGGAGAGCGCCTGCCGGAGCCCCAGCTGGACTCCTGGCTCCAGGATCTCGACGGCGGTGACGGCACCGCCGTTCTGGCCGGACTCTACGAGGACATGGTGGTGATCCGGCGGATCGACGCCGAAGCCACCGCCCTCCAGCGCCAGGGTGAGCTGGCCCTCTGGCCGCCGCTCCTCGGGCAGGAGGCCGCGCAGATCGGCTCCGGCCGGGCGCTGCGCCAGGACGACTTCGTGTTCTCCAGCTACCGCGAGAACGGCGTGGCCTACTGCCGCGGCGTGGACCTCAGCGAGATCCTCCGGGTCTGGCGCGGCAACGCCTCCTCCGGCTGGGACCCGTTCGCCATCAACATGGCCACACCGCAGATCATCATCGGCGCCCAGACGCTCCACGCGGTCGGTTACGCGATGGGCATCCAGTTCGACGGCGCGGACGCGGCCGCGGTCGCGTACTTCGGCGACGGCGCCACGAGCGAGGGCGATGTCAACGAGGCGATGGTGTTCGCCGCGAGCTACCAGGCGCCCGCCATCTTCTTCTGCCAGAACAACCACTGGGCCATCTCCGAGCCCGTGAGCCTCCAGAGCCACATCACCCTGGCCGAGCGGGCCGGCGGCTTCGGCATCCCGCACCTGCGGGTCGACGGCAACGATGTGCTGGCGGTGCTCGCGGCCACCCGTATCGCCCTGGACCGTGCCCGGCAGGGCGGCGGTCCGAGCTTCATCGAAGCGGTGACCTATCGCATGGGACCGCACACGACGGCGGACGATCCCACCCGCTATCGGGATGCCAACGAACTCGAGGACTGGGCCGCCAAGGATCCGATCGCCCGGCTGGAGCGTCACCTCGAGGCGACCGGCGTGCTGGACGACGCCCTGCGGCAGAGGGTGGCCGCCAAAGCCGACGAGGTGGCCGCCGTCGTCCGTGCAGGGGTCATCTCCATGCCCGAACCCGAGGCACTCGACGTGTTCAAGCACGTCTACGCCACGCCGAATCCCTGGCTCGACCGCCAGGAGGACCACTACCGGCGATATCTGGACCAGTTCGACCACTCCGGCGCCACAGCCGGCGCGACCATCGAGGGAGGGCAGCGCTGA
- a CDS encoding alpha-ketoacid dehydrogenase subunit beta: MATMTFARAINAGLRRAMEADPKVLLMGEDIGSLGGVFRITDGLQKDFGAHRVLDTPLAESGIIGTAVGLAYRGYRPVCEIQFDGFIYPAFDQIVSQVAKLHYRTQGLVKVPLTIRVPFGGGIGSPEHHSESPEAYFTHTSGLRVISVSNPQDAYTMIQQAIACDDPVLYFEPKRRYHDRGDVDESVDPTAALSLGSARVLTEGRDVTLVTYGPLVKTALDVAVAAGDEGVSVEVIDLRSLSPVDYPVVEASVRKTGRLVITHEAGQNGGLGAEIAASITERCFHYLEHAPVRVTGFDIPYPYSKLESHHLPDLDRILDGVDRAMGRANSLSNLPGADD; this comes from the coding sequence ATGGCGACCATGACCTTCGCCCGCGCGATCAATGCAGGGCTCCGGCGCGCCATGGAAGCAGACCCCAAAGTCCTTCTGATGGGGGAGGACATCGGGTCCCTCGGCGGCGTCTTCCGGATCACGGACGGCCTGCAGAAGGACTTCGGCGCCCACCGCGTCCTGGACACGCCCCTGGCGGAATCCGGCATCATCGGCACCGCGGTCGGCCTGGCGTACCGGGGCTACCGGCCGGTCTGCGAAATCCAGTTCGACGGGTTCATCTACCCGGCGTTCGACCAGATCGTCTCCCAGGTGGCCAAGCTGCACTACAGGACCCAGGGCCTCGTGAAGGTGCCGCTGACCATCCGCGTGCCGTTCGGCGGCGGCATCGGGTCGCCCGAGCACCACTCGGAATCGCCTGAGGCCTACTTCACCCACACCTCCGGGCTGCGGGTCATCTCCGTGTCGAACCCCCAGGACGCTTACACGATGATCCAGCAGGCGATCGCGTGTGACGACCCGGTCCTGTACTTCGAGCCGAAGCGCCGCTATCACGACCGCGGCGACGTGGACGAGTCGGTCGACCCGACGGCGGCGCTGTCCCTCGGGTCCGCGCGGGTGCTGACCGAAGGCCGCGACGTCACGCTGGTGACGTACGGTCCGCTCGTGAAGACGGCGTTGGATGTCGCGGTGGCGGCCGGGGACGAGGGCGTCTCCGTCGAGGTCATCGACCTGCGGTCCCTCTCACCGGTCGACTACCCGGTGGTGGAGGCCTCGGTCCGGAAGACCGGCCGCCTGGTGATCACCCATGAGGCGGGGCAGAACGGCGGGCTCGGCGCGGAGATCGCGGCGAGCATCACCGAGCGGTGCTTCCACTATCTGGAACACGCCCCGGTGCGGGTCACGGGCTTCGACATCCCGTACCCGTACTCCAAGCTCGAATCCCACCACCTGCCGGACCTGGACCGCATCCTGGACGGCGTGGACCGGGCCATGGGGCGCGCCAATTCCCTCTCGAACCTCCCAGGAGCGGACGACTGA
- a CDS encoding dihydrolipoamide acetyltransferase family protein: MIKVFNLPDLGEGLTESEVVAWKVAPGQAVALNEIIAEVETAKAVVELPSPFTGTISALHADPGTVVEVGHPLVSFDVIGADDDVAQPPQREANLVGYGALVEKGGRPARRTRVAAAVSPGASVAPSASAPSAAPAPVSAPAPVPTPAVPAPAVPAPAATAPVATTAPAPREERPRSTPPVRKLAKDLGIDLELVQGTGERGLITREDVLAFSGVAAASGGEAAGQASDGGASALTGTVAGGEEAGVVGRETRSPIKGVRKHTAAAMVASAFTAPQVSEFLTVDVTPTMELLARIKADRAFAGLKFTPLTLVAKAVLVALANIPTLNSHWDEAAQEIVQYHYVNLGIAAATPRGLTVPNIKDAHTLSLRDLAVALADLAEKARAARTTPAELSGGTFTITNIGVFGIDAGTPMLYPGEAGILAVGAVRRQPWEYQGEVALRQVLTLSLSFDHRLVDGEQGSRFLADVGRILADPGMVLTMI, translated from the coding sequence ATGATCAAGGTTTTCAACCTGCCGGACCTGGGTGAAGGACTCACGGAATCCGAAGTGGTGGCCTGGAAGGTCGCTCCCGGCCAGGCGGTCGCCCTCAACGAGATCATCGCCGAGGTCGAGACGGCCAAGGCCGTCGTGGAACTGCCGTCACCCTTCACCGGCACCATCTCCGCGCTGCACGCGGATCCCGGGACGGTCGTGGAGGTGGGGCATCCGCTCGTCTCCTTCGACGTGATCGGCGCGGACGACGACGTCGCGCAGCCGCCTCAGCGCGAGGCGAACCTGGTCGGCTACGGCGCCCTCGTGGAGAAGGGTGGGCGTCCGGCCCGCCGCACGCGGGTGGCGGCGGCCGTCTCCCCGGGGGCGTCCGTGGCCCCGTCGGCCTCCGCTCCGTCGGCGGCCCCGGCACCGGTGTCGGCACCTGCACCCGTCCCGACACCCGCCGTCCCCGCACCCGCCGTCCCCGCGCCCGCCGCGACCGCACCTGTCGCGACGACCGCCCCGGCGCCCCGCGAGGAACGACCGCGGTCCACTCCTCCCGTGCGGAAACTGGCCAAGGACCTCGGCATCGACCTGGAACTCGTGCAGGGCACCGGGGAGCGGGGCCTCATCACCCGGGAGGACGTGCTGGCGTTCTCCGGGGTGGCCGCCGCGTCAGGTGGCGAGGCCGCGGGACAGGCCTCGGACGGCGGCGCGTCCGCGCTCACCGGGACGGTCGCGGGCGGGGAGGAGGCCGGCGTCGTCGGGCGGGAGACGCGCAGCCCCATCAAGGGGGTGCGCAAGCACACCGCGGCGGCGATGGTCGCGAGCGCGTTCACGGCGCCGCAGGTCTCCGAATTCCTCACGGTGGATGTCACGCCGACCATGGAACTGCTCGCCCGGATCAAGGCGGACCGTGCCTTCGCCGGGCTCAAGTTCACGCCGCTCACGCTCGTGGCCAAGGCCGTGCTCGTGGCGCTCGCGAACATTCCGACGCTCAACAGCCACTGGGATGAGGCCGCCCAGGAGATCGTCCAGTATCACTATGTGAATCTGGGCATCGCGGCGGCCACGCCCCGGGGGCTCACGGTGCCGAACATCAAGGACGCCCACACGCTCAGCCTGCGGGATCTGGCCGTGGCGCTCGCGGATCTGGCGGAGAAGGCACGCGCCGCCCGCACCACGCCCGCGGAGCTGAGTGGCGGGACGTTCACCATCACCAACATCGGCGTGTTCGGGATCGACGCCGGGACCCCGATGCTGTACCCGGGCGAGGCCGGGATCCTGGCCGTCGGAGCGGTGCGCCGGCAGCCGTGGGAGTACCAGGGGGAGGTTGCGCTGCGGCAGGTGCTGACCCTCAGCCTGTCCTTCGACCACCGACTGGTCGACGGGGAGCAGGGCTCCCGGTTCCTCGCCGATGTGGGCCGGATCCTGGCGGACCCGGGCATGGTCCTCACGATGATCTGA